One segment of Methylocella silvestris BL2 DNA contains the following:
- a CDS encoding FAD binding domain-containing protein, which yields MNRFSYLRAESVDEAVRAVAADPAARFIAGGTNLLDLMKYDVEQPGLLVDITRLPLRGVEETPAGGLRIGALVGNAELAFDSRIEAGYPLLASALLSGASAQLRNAATVGGNLLQRTRCYYFYDAATPCNKREPGTGCPAITGVNRIHAILGASEHCIATHPSDMCVALTALEAIVHVTGPDGERSIAFDAFHRLPGDRPDIDNTLAHGEIVTGIELPPPRFGRNCTYLKLRDRLSYAFALVSVAAALELEGGRVASARLALGGVAHKPWRDRSAEQLLEGAPASAESFGRAADHLLEAARGYKDNAFKIELARRAIVRALAQAAGETPQSQNVKSVN from the coding sequence ATGAACCGATTTTCCTATCTTCGCGCCGAGAGCGTCGATGAAGCGGTGCGCGCCGTGGCCGCCGACCCCGCGGCGCGGTTCATCGCCGGCGGCACCAATCTGCTCGATCTAATGAAATATGACGTCGAGCAGCCGGGCCTGCTGGTCGACATCACCCGTCTGCCGCTTCGCGGCGTCGAAGAGACGCCTGCGGGCGGATTGAGAATCGGCGCGCTGGTTGGCAACGCGGAGCTTGCTTTCGATTCTCGCATTGAGGCCGGCTACCCTTTGCTGGCGAGCGCTCTGCTTTCGGGCGCCTCGGCGCAATTGCGCAACGCCGCAACGGTCGGCGGCAATCTGCTCCAGCGCACGCGCTGTTATTACTTTTATGATGCGGCGACACCATGCAACAAGCGGGAGCCGGGGACTGGATGTCCCGCCATCACGGGGGTCAATCGCATCCACGCCATTCTAGGCGCGAGCGAGCATTGCATCGCGACACATCCGTCCGACATGTGCGTGGCGCTGACGGCGCTCGAGGCGATTGTGCATGTCACGGGTCCGGACGGCGAACGTTCCATCGCCTTCGACGCTTTTCACCGGCTGCCAGGCGATCGACCGGACATCGACAACACGCTGGCTCATGGCGAAATTGTCACCGGGATTGAACTGCCGCCGCCACGCTTTGGCCGGAACTGCACCTATCTGAAACTACGCGACCGCCTCTCCTATGCGTTTGCCCTCGTGTCGGTCGCCGCCGCGCTTGAGCTTGAGGGCGGGCGCGTCGCGAGCGCGCGACTTGCCCTTGGCGGGGTGGCCCATAAGCCGTGGCGCGACAGATCGGCGGAGCAACTGCTTGAAGGAGCTCCGGCGTCGGCAGAGTCGTTTGGGCGCGCTGCGGACCACCTACTCGAAGCGGCTCGCGGCTACAAGGATAACGCTTTCAAGATTGAGTTGGCGCGGCGGGCGATTGTACGCGCGCTGGCGCAGGCCGCTGGCGAAACGCCGCAGTCGCAGAACGTCAAGAGCGTGAATTAG
- a CDS encoding (2Fe-2S)-binding protein, which translates to MHSRAESVAPATATRTTRLTINGTVHELRIEPWVFLVDLLRETLGLTGTKKGCDHGQCGACTVLIGGKRINSCLALSVMQDGAEITTIEGLGAPGRPHPLQQSFIARDAFQCGYCTPGQICSAAGMIAEGRAHSDEEIREAMSGNLCRCGAYPNIVAAIKDVLTPASRDVSTHAAEAAE; encoded by the coding sequence ATGCATTCACGCGCCGAGTCCGTCGCCCCTGCGACGGCCACACGCACCACACGCCTTACAATCAACGGAACGGTCCATGAGCTCAGGATCGAGCCATGGGTCTTCCTCGTTGATCTGCTGCGCGAAACGCTGGGCCTGACCGGCACGAAAAAAGGCTGCGATCACGGCCAATGCGGCGCCTGCACGGTTTTGATTGGCGGCAAGAGAATCAATTCCTGCCTGGCGCTCTCAGTGATGCAGGATGGCGCCGAGATCACAACCATCGAGGGGCTTGGCGCGCCCGGCCGGCCGCATCCGCTGCAACAGTCCTTCATCGCGCGCGACGCCTTCCAGTGCGGCTATTGCACGCCCGGACAGATCTGTTCGGCGGCCGGGATGATCGCGGAAGGCCGCGCCCACAGCGATGAAGAGATCCGCGAGGCGATGAGCGGCAATCTCTGCCGTTGCGGCGCCTATCCGAACATCGTCGCTGCGATCAAGGATGTTTTGACGCCGGCGTCGAGGGATGTTTCGACCCACGCGGCGGAGGCGGCGGAATGA
- a CDS encoding hybrid sensor histidine kinase/response regulator, whose product MNQDERLSGSEAEEGRFRLLLDAVTDYAIYMLDRDGVVTSWNTGARRFKGYEESEILGRHFSTFYTEEDRKAGLPARALETSAREGKFEAEGWRLKKDGSRFWAHVVIDPIRQSGKLVGFAKVTRDLTERRAAEAALRRTEHMFKLLVHGVTDYSIYMLDLDGRVATWNQGAQRIKGYLPDEIIGEHFSRFYTQEDLATGEPRRALETAYREGRFEKEGWRVRKDGSRFWANVVMDAIRDESGAVLGFAKITRDITERRDAQRALELAREALFQSQKLDAIGQLTGGVAHDFNNLLMAILGSLELVQKRLPADPKIASLIDNAILAAQRGTSLTQRMLAFARRQELELEPVDVLALVRGMTDLLQRSIGPSAPIEVRFPLALEPVQADANQLELALLNLVVNARDAMPNGGAIIIAARQEAIVEQAAVGLAPGRYICLSVQDTGEGMDQATLDRAKEPFFTTKGVGKGTGLGLPMVHGVAEQSGGRLILKSQKGAGTTAEIWLPAATTALQPSLAKLTPSESCPVTHPLTVLAVDDDHLVLTNTAAMLEDLGHKVFTALSAEQALNVLRCEKTVDLLITDQAMPFMTGTQLTDAIREERRDLPVILATGYAEFPPGTAEDLLRLAKPFGQMQLARAISRVIGTRGQRREP is encoded by the coding sequence ATGAACCAGGACGAGCGATTGAGCGGATCGGAGGCCGAAGAGGGGCGGTTCCGACTCCTGCTCGACGCCGTAACCGACTATGCGATCTATATGCTTGATCGTGATGGCGTCGTCACAAGCTGGAACACGGGCGCGCGGCGGTTCAAAGGGTACGAAGAATCCGAAATTCTCGGGCGGCATTTCTCGACGTTTTATACCGAGGAAGACCGCAAGGCTGGATTGCCCGCCAGAGCGCTCGAGACTTCGGCCAGGGAAGGGAAATTTGAAGCCGAGGGTTGGCGTCTGAAAAAGGACGGTTCGCGCTTCTGGGCGCATGTCGTCATCGATCCCATCCGTCAGTCGGGAAAACTTGTGGGATTCGCCAAAGTCACGCGCGATCTCACGGAACGGCGCGCCGCGGAGGCGGCGCTTCGGCGCACCGAGCATATGTTTAAGCTGCTCGTTCACGGCGTGACGGACTATTCAATCTACATGCTCGATCTGGATGGGCGCGTGGCCACCTGGAATCAGGGCGCACAACGGATAAAGGGCTATCTGCCGGACGAAATCATAGGCGAACATTTCTCGCGCTTCTATACACAGGAAGATCTCGCTACGGGCGAGCCGCGGCGCGCGCTTGAAACAGCATACCGAGAGGGACGATTCGAAAAGGAGGGATGGCGGGTCCGAAAGGACGGCAGCCGTTTTTGGGCCAATGTCGTCATGGACGCCATCCGCGACGAAAGCGGCGCCGTGCTGGGTTTTGCTAAAATTACGCGCGATATCACGGAGCGGCGCGACGCCCAGCGCGCGTTGGAACTGGCGCGGGAGGCGTTGTTCCAGTCACAGAAATTGGACGCCATAGGGCAGCTTACGGGCGGCGTGGCGCACGACTTCAACAATCTCCTGATGGCGATCTTGGGTAGTCTCGAGCTCGTTCAGAAGCGTCTTCCCGCCGATCCGAAAATCGCGTCCCTGATCGATAATGCAATCTTGGCGGCCCAGCGTGGCACATCGCTGACACAGCGCATGCTCGCTTTTGCGCGGCGCCAAGAGCTGGAGCTCGAGCCGGTGGACGTATTGGCGCTCGTGCGTGGAATGACGGATCTTCTCCAGCGCTCCATTGGCCCCTCTGCGCCGATCGAGGTGCGATTTCCGCTGGCGCTCGAGCCTGTTCAGGCGGACGCCAATCAGTTGGAGCTGGCGCTGCTCAACCTCGTCGTAAACGCGCGGGATGCGATGCCGAACGGGGGCGCGATCATCATTGCTGCCCGACAGGAAGCGATCGTCGAGCAAGCCGCCGTGGGCCTCGCCCCGGGCCGCTATATTTGTCTGTCGGTCCAGGATACGGGCGAAGGCATGGATCAAGCGACGCTGGATCGAGCAAAAGAACCGTTTTTCACAACCAAGGGGGTCGGCAAGGGCACGGGTCTGGGATTGCCGATGGTTCACGGCGTCGCCGAGCAGTCGGGCGGGCGCCTGATTTTGAAGAGCCAGAAAGGCGCCGGCACGACGGCAGAGATTTGGCTGCCTGCTGCGACAACGGCGTTGCAGCCTTCGCTCGCCAAACTTACGCCTTCAGAGAGTTGCCCGGTCACTCATCCGCTAACGGTGTTGGCCGTCGATGATGATCATCTTGTTCTGACGAATACCGCTGCGATGTTGGAGGATCTTGGGCACAAGGTCTTTACCGCGCTGAGCGCTGAGCAAGCCCTTAACGTTTTGAGATGCGAGAAAACGGTCGATCTTCTCATAACGGATCAGGCCATGCCGTTCATGACAGGCACGCAACTCACCGACGCAATTCGCGAAGAGCGGCGAGATTTGCCTGTGATCTTGGCGACCGGCTACGCCGAGTTTCCGCCAGGAACGGCGGAGGATCTGCTACGGCTTGCAAAGCCATTCGGTCAAATGCAGCTCGCGCGCGCCATCTCAAGGGTGATTGGGACGCGTGGCCAAAGGCGGGAGCCTTAA
- a CDS encoding YihY/virulence factor BrkB family protein, whose protein sequence is MQSALIVALGIAVVAIADRRRPNAALALSATPSPLHRRALPDSPSVEPTPVTHPGEIPAEGWKGVLQRTWRGFNTDRILLVAAGVTFYLLLAIFPAVSALVSLYGFFADRSGVGAQIDLLVGLLPAGGLDLLRDEATRIATSGQSTLSAVFLFGLAVSIWSANAGMKGLFEAMNVVYEEQENRSFIRLNAWSLAFTFGALLFALAALGAIVLVPIILDYVGLERSGAAILSLARWPLLFFSLVLALAILYRYGPSRNPAPSWRWITWGSAAASALWLVASILFSWYVANFGSYNATYGSLGAAIGFMTWIWISITVVLVGGELNSQIERQAGRKTTPD, encoded by the coding sequence ATGCAAAGCGCGCTCATCGTGGCGCTTGGGATCGCTGTTGTCGCGATCGCCGATCGGCGCAGGCCAAACGCCGCGCTGGCGCTATCAGCTACCCCCTCTCCATTGCACCGCAGGGCTCTGCCCGACTCCCCTTCGGTTGAACCAACGCCGGTCACGCATCCCGGCGAAATCCCGGCGGAAGGCTGGAAGGGCGTCTTGCAGCGCACATGGCGCGGTTTCAACACGGACCGGATTCTTCTCGTCGCCGCGGGCGTAACCTTTTATCTCCTCCTCGCGATATTTCCGGCTGTGTCAGCGCTGGTTTCATTATACGGCTTTTTCGCCGATCGTAGCGGCGTCGGAGCGCAGATCGACCTTCTTGTAGGGCTGCTTCCAGCCGGCGGCCTCGACCTTCTTCGCGACGAGGCGACGCGCATCGCAACAAGCGGCCAGAGCACATTGAGCGCGGTCTTTCTTTTCGGACTGGCGGTCTCGATCTGGAGCGCAAACGCGGGCATGAAGGGACTCTTCGAGGCGATGAATGTCGTCTATGAGGAACAGGAAAATCGCAGCTTCATTCGGCTCAATGCGTGGTCGCTCGCCTTTACCTTTGGCGCTCTTCTTTTTGCGCTCGCTGCGCTTGGCGCGATCGTGTTGGTGCCGATCATTCTTGATTACGTCGGACTCGAGCGTAGCGGCGCGGCGATCCTGTCTCTTGCGCGTTGGCCGCTGCTGTTTTTCAGCTTGGTGCTGGCGCTCGCAATTCTTTATCGCTACGGCCCCAGCCGCAATCCTGCGCCGTCATGGCGATGGATCACCTGGGGCAGCGCCGCCGCCTCAGCTCTCTGGCTCGTCGCGTCGATCCTGTTCTCGTGGTACGTCGCAAATTTCGGCAGTTACAATGCGACTTACGGGTCGCTCGGCGCGGCGATTGGCTTCATGACGTGGATATGGATTTCGATCACCGTCGTGCTTGTCGGCGGCGAGCTAAATTCGCAAATCGAGCGCCAGGCTGGGCGGAAGACAACGCCGGATTGA
- a CDS encoding acyl-CoA dehydrogenase family protein — MTQLHDDLASASSRRAAAVAAARLIAASARRTQQELDVDGAFPAAEVRALAEHGLLAAPLPVRWGGAGLLERDGSKALALVLSAIGAGSLPLGRLYEGHVNAIGLILAYGRIEQQEMFAAKSREGHLFAVWNTQREPGVRLAAQGAGWRLQGAKIFASGAGFVRYPLITARTEAGDLLMVIPDAANARVDLSQWRAHGMRASASGAVDFSDLGVGDDSIIGGPDDFHRQPMFSTGAWRFAAVQYGAVASLFDLARAHLVKADRAGDPHQLARLGAAAIAVETARLWVFEAATRSHGSGDPAASVAYVNLARLAVERAGLEALELAHRSVGLAAFLRPHPIERLSRDLATYLRQPAPDEALCEAANFLVTSPRPIAEIWENEDAPD; from the coding sequence TTGACCCAATTGCACGATGATCTCGCCTCTGCTTCTTCCCGGCGGGCGGCGGCTGTCGCCGCGGCACGGCTTATCGCCGCCAGCGCGCGACGCACGCAGCAGGAGCTTGACGTCGACGGCGCATTTCCGGCGGCCGAGGTTCGCGCCTTGGCCGAACATGGTCTGCTTGCGGCGCCCTTGCCAGTGCGATGGGGCGGCGCCGGCCTGCTTGAGCGGGACGGAAGCAAGGCGCTCGCCCTCGTTCTTTCCGCGATCGGCGCCGGGAGCCTTCCGCTCGGACGATTGTATGAGGGCCACGTCAACGCAATAGGGCTGATTCTCGCCTACGGCCGCATCGAGCAACAGGAGATGTTTGCCGCAAAATCGCGCGAGGGCCATCTCTTCGCGGTGTGGAACACACAACGGGAGCCGGGCGTGCGTCTCGCGGCGCAAGGCGCGGGCTGGCGGCTTCAGGGCGCTAAAATCTTCGCATCCGGCGCCGGGTTCGTTCGCTATCCGCTGATCACCGCCAGGACCGAGGCGGGCGACCTTTTGATGGTGATCCCCGACGCCGCCAACGCCCGCGTCGATCTCTCGCAATGGCGCGCGCATGGCATGCGCGCCTCGGCCTCTGGCGCTGTCGATTTCTCGGATCTCGGGGTCGGCGATGACTCAATCATCGGCGGTCCCGATGATTTCCACCGCCAGCCGATGTTTTCGACGGGCGCATGGCGTTTCGCCGCGGTCCAATATGGCGCCGTCGCGTCCCTTTTCGATCTCGCGCGCGCTCATCTCGTCAAGGCGGACAGGGCTGGAGACCCGCATCAGCTGGCGCGATTGGGCGCGGCCGCAATCGCGGTCGAAACGGCAAGGCTCTGGGTTTTTGAAGCGGCTACCCGGTCGCACGGTTCTGGCGATCCGGCGGCCAGCGTCGCTTATGTCAACCTCGCCCGGCTCGCCGTCGAACGCGCCGGTCTTGAGGCGCTCGAACTTGCGCACCGTTCGGTGGGTCTCGCCGCATTCTTGCGGCCGCACCCGATTGAGCGTTTAAGCCGCGATCTTGCGACCTATTTGCGCCAGCCTGCGCCCGACGAAGCGCTCTGCGAGGCCGCGAACTTTCTCGTTACATCGCCGCGACCGATTGCGGAGATATGGGAAAATGAGGACGCCCCGGACTGA
- a CDS encoding PIG-L deacetylase family protein, with translation MRAKDFFEAAQGLPIAPLDHIVGPGGVIVVAPHPDDESLGCGGLIALAQAQGRAVVVIIVSDGCGSHPNSRSHPPERLRALRQEETREAATALGLESSSVLFLGLPDRSVPQDGAAAEEAADAIADVARNIDASAILATWAHDPHCDHQAAWRIAAMAHRRLQTDRALLAYPIWGWSLPPDAEVGAAPEGWRLAIDDVLALKQRAIAAHRSQVTDIVENDPPVLILPESALEPFKRTYEIFLRGSP, from the coding sequence ATGCGCGCGAAAGATTTCTTTGAGGCTGCTCAAGGCCTGCCGATCGCGCCGCTAGATCACATCGTCGGGCCCGGCGGCGTCATCGTCGTCGCGCCGCATCCCGATGATGAATCGCTCGGTTGCGGCGGCTTGATCGCGCTGGCGCAAGCGCAGGGGCGCGCCGTCGTCGTTATCATCGTCAGCGACGGTTGCGGCTCGCATCCGAATTCGCGATCTCATCCGCCGGAACGATTGCGCGCGCTTCGCCAGGAAGAAACCCGTGAGGCGGCGACCGCGCTCGGCCTCGAATCATCGAGCGTTTTGTTTCTGGGGCTGCCGGACCGCTCTGTGCCGCAGGACGGCGCGGCGGCGGAAGAGGCGGCGGACGCGATCGCGGATGTCGCCCGCAACATTGACGCTTCCGCCATTCTTGCAACCTGGGCGCATGATCCGCATTGCGACCATCAGGCGGCCTGGCGCATCGCGGCCATGGCGCATCGCCGTCTCCAGACCGATCGAGCGCTGCTCGCCTATCCGATCTGGGGCTGGAGCCTGCCGCCGGACGCTGAGGTTGGCGCGGCGCCGGAGGGGTGGCGGCTCGCCATCGACGACGTGCTGGCGCTAAAGCAACGCGCGATCGCGGCGCATCGCTCGCAGGTGACAGACATCGTCGAGAATGATCCGCCCGTGTTGATCCTCCCCGAATCGGCGCTGGAGCCTTTCAAACGGACCTATGAGATTTTCCTTAGAGGAAGCCCATGA
- a CDS encoding class I SAM-dependent DNA methyltransferase, translated as MRRTRIEPSYFDKLYAEARDPWRFESSAYELAKYEATLEALPIPIYPSALEVGCSIGVFTERLARRCGRLLAIDCAEQALDSARQRCANLPNVEFAQIAAPEQWPAGSFDLVVLSEVVYYFAPAMLDLLVQRVKASIRPGGHIILVHWLGDTDYPLSGDDAVTAFLVAAQDFASLRLQQRQIEYRLDLLQAR; from the coding sequence ATGAGGCGAACCCGGATTGAGCCAAGCTATTTTGACAAGCTCTACGCTGAAGCCCGGGATCCGTGGCGATTTGAATCAAGCGCCTACGAGCTGGCGAAATATGAAGCGACGCTCGAGGCGTTGCCCATTCCAATATATCCGTCGGCGCTCGAAGTCGGATGTTCGATTGGCGTTTTCACCGAGCGCCTCGCCAGGCGATGCGGGCGCCTGCTGGCGATCGATTGCGCGGAGCAGGCGCTCGACTCCGCGCGTCAGCGCTGCGCCAATTTGCCAAATGTGGAATTCGCGCAGATCGCCGCGCCTGAGCAGTGGCCTGCTGGGTCGTTCGATCTCGTCGTCCTATCGGAGGTCGTTTATTACTTCGCCCCCGCGATGCTCGACTTGCTTGTTCAGCGGGTCAAGGCGTCAATCAGGCCGGGCGGCCACATCATCCTCGTTCACTGGCTGGGTGACACGGATTATCCGCTCAGCGGCGATGACGCCGTCACTGCGTTTCTTGTCGCGGCTCAAGACTTTGCTTCGCTTCGTCTGCAACAGCGCCAGATAGAATATCGATTGGACCTCCTTCAAGCGCGTTGA
- a CDS encoding glycosyltransferase: MNAMVESPAELRWIERRYHASAQRTPPRIVVAIPARNEADRIGNCLRSLAEQRSTPDGPALDESFGVLLFVNGSSDETFEIAAALAPRLGFPIRIYDAVLSANVNHAGGARRIAMDLAAGWLEETEAGAAYLLTTDADSRPASDWIAENLRAFARGADAVAGRIELDAADEARLCDELRARGALEASYEDLLTEIFARLDPRPHDPWRRHAAEPGASFALSLSAYRSTGGLPAIPSGEDRALASLIETRELKLRHEPAVVVVTSGRLVGRANGGVADALCFRTAHPDAECDPYLEPVLRAIVRGFWRGRLRRLHAAGELTKNESWTQYLKIDAVAACGVARLTPFSRFWELAESLSPSLRRRSMRPHELPLQIMLARLALGVIRRLSVNALEGGPIDILSGAVADEAKQSLEPRQETQ, from the coding sequence ATGAACGCGATGGTAGAGAGTCCGGCCGAATTGCGATGGATCGAGCGCCGCTACCACGCGTCAGCTCAACGAACGCCGCCGCGGATCGTCGTCGCGATCCCCGCACGCAATGAGGCGGATCGAATTGGCAATTGTCTTCGCTCTCTCGCAGAGCAACGCTCGACGCCGGATGGACCCGCGCTCGACGAATCGTTCGGCGTCCTCCTCTTCGTCAACGGATCGTCGGACGAGACTTTTGAAATCGCCGCTGCGCTGGCTCCACGGCTTGGCTTTCCGATCCGAATTTATGACGCGGTTCTATCGGCAAACGTCAACCACGCTGGCGGGGCGCGCCGCATCGCCATGGATCTTGCAGCGGGATGGCTTGAGGAGACCGAAGCTGGCGCGGCATATCTTTTGACGACGGACGCTGATAGCCGACCCGCGTCGGATTGGATCGCCGAAAACCTGCGCGCCTTTGCGCGGGGAGCCGACGCGGTCGCCGGCCGCATCGAACTTGACGCCGCGGACGAGGCGAGGCTCTGCGACGAACTCCGCGCGCGCGGCGCGCTTGAAGCGAGCTACGAGGATCTGCTGACGGAAATCTTTGCGCGGCTCGATCCGCGTCCGCATGATCCGTGGCGGCGCCATGCCGCCGAGCCGGGGGCCAGCTTTGCGCTCTCACTCTCCGCCTATCGCAGCACTGGCGGATTGCCCGCGATCCCGTCCGGCGAAGACCGCGCGCTCGCGTCGCTCATCGAAACGCGTGAACTAAAGCTCCGCCACGAGCCGGCAGTCGTGGTCGTGACCTCCGGCCGACTTGTCGGTCGCGCCAACGGCGGCGTCGCCGACGCGCTATGTTTCAGGACCGCGCATCCCGACGCCGAATGCGACCCCTATCTCGAGCCAGTCTTACGGGCCATCGTCCGCGGCTTTTGGCGCGGCAGACTTCGCCGGCTCCACGCCGCAGGCGAACTGACAAAAAACGAAAGCTGGACGCAATATTTGAAAATCGACGCTGTCGCCGCGTGTGGCGTGGCGCGACTCACTCCGTTCAGCCGCTTCTGGGAGTTGGCCGAATCCTTGAGCCCTTCGCTGCGGCGCCGCAGCATGCGTCCCCACGAATTGCCGCTGCAAATTATGCTTGCTCGGCTTGCGCTTGGGGTGATCAGGCGCCTTTCCGTCAACGCGCTTGAAGGAGGTCCAATCGATATTCTATCTGGCGCTGTTGCAGACGAAGCGAAGCAAAGTCTTGAGCCGCGACAAGAAACGCAGTGA
- a CDS encoding catalase, giving the protein MAEIEYEEGLGEGGEVHQQVPTGGPHGSEGHLTTNQGIRISDNQNQLKIGARGPVQLEDFVLREKIFHFDHERIPERIVHARGTAAHGFFETYDSLSDLTKADLFQRAGERTPVFTRFSTVAGGAGSVDTPRDVRGFAVKFYTKEGNWDLVGNNIPVFFIQDAIKFPDLIHAAKMEADRGFPQAATAHDTFWDFISLMPESTHMIMWAMSDRTIPRSLRTMEGFGIHTFRFVNAEGKSTFVKFHWKPKQGLQSTVWDEAVKIAGADPDFQRRDLFEAIQRGEFPEWELGVQAFDQKFADSLPFDVLDATKIIPEEILPVRLIGRMVLDRYPDNFFAETEQVAFCPANIVPGVDFTNDPLLQGRLFSYLDTQKSRLGTANFHQLPINAPKCPVMNFQRDGQMQMNVPKGRANYEPNSLADAGEIGGPRECPMTGFTSFPSPEGGEKLRIRPASFADHYSQARLFFRSLDPAEQAHLASAIVFELSKVSNEAIRTRMLSNLVNVDPALARRAAGGLNMPCPEASAAAPIQDLELSPALRIIRGPLEIHTLKGRSVGILIADGSDGRSIDKLRSAIEKAGGRAVIVAPKVGGATLEDGSVLKADAQLAGAPSVIFDAVALALSDKGCEMLLKEAAAVQFVMDAFGHLKAIGASEGAQPLLKKAGVKPDEGVTGLDNAFVKAAAKRFWDREASVRTLA; this is encoded by the coding sequence ATGGCCGAGATTGAGTATGAGGAAGGACTAGGGGAGGGCGGCGAGGTTCACCAGCAGGTTCCTACCGGCGGCCCGCATGGTTCTGAGGGGCATTTGACCACCAATCAGGGCATTCGGATTTCCGATAATCAGAATCAGCTCAAAATCGGCGCGCGGGGTCCGGTCCAGCTCGAAGATTTCGTGCTTCGCGAAAAAATCTTTCACTTCGATCATGAGCGAATTCCGGAGCGCATCGTTCACGCCCGGGGCACGGCCGCGCATGGCTTCTTCGAGACCTATGATTCGCTGTCTGACTTGACCAAGGCTGATCTGTTTCAGCGCGCCGGCGAGCGCACGCCTGTCTTTACGCGCTTCTCGACCGTAGCGGGCGGCGCCGGTTCTGTGGACACGCCGCGGGACGTCCGCGGCTTCGCCGTCAAATTCTACACCAAGGAAGGAAATTGGGATCTTGTCGGCAACAACATCCCGGTTTTCTTCATCCAGGACGCGATCAAATTCCCAGACCTCATCCACGCGGCCAAGATGGAGGCTGATCGCGGCTTTCCGCAGGCTGCGACGGCGCATGACACCTTCTGGGACTTTATCAGCTTGATGCCTGAATCGACCCATATGATCATGTGGGCGATGTCGGACCGGACCATTCCGCGATCGCTGCGAACCATGGAAGGCTTCGGGATTCACACCTTCCGCTTCGTCAACGCAGAGGGAAAATCGACCTTCGTGAAATTCCACTGGAAGCCGAAGCAAGGCCTGCAATCGACCGTCTGGGACGAGGCGGTAAAGATCGCCGGAGCCGATCCGGATTTTCAGCGGCGCGACCTTTTTGAGGCGATCCAGCGCGGCGAATTTCCTGAATGGGAGCTTGGCGTTCAGGCTTTCGACCAGAAGTTTGCGGATTCGCTTCCCTTTGATGTTCTTGACGCCACAAAGATCATTCCGGAGGAGATTCTTCCCGTTCGCCTTATCGGGCGCATGGTTCTTGACCGTTATCCGGACAATTTCTTCGCCGAGACGGAGCAGGTCGCCTTTTGCCCGGCCAACATTGTGCCGGGCGTTGACTTCACCAATGATCCGCTGTTGCAGGGCCGCCTGTTCAGCTATCTCGACACGCAAAAGAGTCGGCTTGGCACGGCGAATTTCCACCAGCTGCCAATCAACGCGCCAAAATGTCCGGTGATGAATTTCCAGCGCGATGGTCAAATGCAAATGAATGTGCCGAAGGGCCGCGCCAATTATGAGCCAAACAGCCTTGCGGACGCCGGGGAAATTGGCGGTCCGCGCGAGTGTCCGATGACCGGTTTCACCAGCTTCCCTTCTCCCGAAGGCGGGGAGAAGTTGCGTATCCGGCCTGCGAGTTTTGCCGATCACTATAGCCAAGCGCGATTGTTCTTCCGCTCGCTCGATCCCGCCGAGCAAGCGCATCTTGCCTCAGCGATCGTGTTTGAGCTGTCTAAGGTTTCAAACGAGGCAATCCGCACGCGCATGCTGTCCAACCTGGTCAATGTCGATCCCGCGCTGGCCCGCCGCGCGGCGGGAGGCCTCAATATGCCCTGTCCGGAAGCCTCAGCGGCGGCGCCAATACAGGATCTCGAATTGTCGCCGGCGCTTCGCATCATTCGCGGACCGCTGGAGATCCATACGCTGAAGGGCCGATCCGTCGGCATTCTGATCGCCGACGGATCGGACGGCAGATCCATCGACAAGCTACGGAGCGCGATCGAAAAGGCAGGCGGGCGCGCCGTCATTGTCGCGCCAAAGGTGGGGGGAGCGACGCTGGAGGATGGCTCCGTTCTGAAGGCCGATGCGCAGCTCGCAGGCGCGCCGTCCGTCATCTTCGACGCCGTGGCTCTCGCCTTGTCCGACAAGGGCTGCGAGATGCTGCTTAAGGAGGCCGCCGCGGTCCAGTTCGTCATGGACGCTTTTGGACATCTCAAAGCGATCGGCGCGAGCGAGGGAGCCCAGCCGCTTTTGAAGAAGGCGGGCGTTAAACCGGATGAGGGCGTGACGGGTCTCGATAACGCCTTTGTCAAAGCGGCCGCAAAACGCTTCTGGGATCGCGAGGCCAGCGTCCGCACTCTGGCCTGA
- a CDS encoding Arm DNA-binding domain-containing protein has product MRLAAELSAPGVDRESAFLPGSSPSPALQWEALTELTARAVASLKEPGRHADGGGLCLQIRPTGSNSWLFLLRQDGKRREMGMGAAPDVGLAEAREKAEEARRVFADSRDPIEADMPPIQLGKKPMRPRPSAHSPTS; this is encoded by the coding sequence ATCCGGCTTGCGGCCGAGCTTTCGGCGCCAGGCGTCGATCGAGAAAGTGCCTTTCTTCCTGGTTCTTCCCCAAGTCCCGCGCTCCAATGGGAAGCCTTAACTGAGCTGACGGCTCGGGCCGTCGCAAGCCTCAAGGAGCCGGGGCGTCACGCCGATGGCGGCGGCCTCTGTCTTCAGATCCGACCCACAGGCTCGAATTCATGGCTCTTCCTTCTCCGGCAGGACGGGAAACGGCGGGAGATGGGAATGGGCGCAGCGCCGGACGTGGGCCTCGCTGAAGCGAGAGAGAAGGCGGAGGAAGCTCGACGCGTCTTCGCCGACAGCCGAGACCCTATCGAAGCTGACATGCCGCCCATCCAGCTCGGAAAGAAACCGATGCGGCCCCGACCTTCGGCGCATTCGCCGACAAGCTGA